CCTCGGACCACGGTCAAATCATGGCGCATCTGCGGCTATGGGACGCGTAAGCGCAAGAGCCACGACGCTCCACGCGACAAGCATCAAGCCCATTGCCAACAGGAAAGCAGCACCCGGTAAGAAGAACAGTGCGCCCTCGCCAGTGAAGTACGAGAACACGCGGGTGAAGACCAACGGTGCAAAGATCATGCCAAGCGCGTTAATCGACGACATCACTCCCAACAGCTCGCCTTGCTGATTATCCGCCGCACGGCCCGACATGACGGCTTGCAAGGCAGGGCCAACCACTGCGCCGAATGCAGCCAATGGGGTCAGCGCCAGCAAAACCCAGCCGTCCGAAATGAAGGCCATCATTGCCAAGGTAAAGGCGTTATAGACCAAGCCCCAGTAGACGGTCCGTGCCTCACCGAGTTTGGCAATGACCCAGCGGATAAGCACAGCTTGGGTAATCGCCATGGATACTCCGTAAATCGCGAGTGATCCCCCGATCATTCCGGGCGACCAGCCGAAACTGGCGGCTGTGTAATAGGCCCAGATTGCGGGGTAGACCATGTTGCCGATCTGGTAGAAGAAATACACCGACAGCAATGCGCCAAGGCCGGGCAGGGCGGTGATCGCTGCTAAACCACCGATCGGATTGGCCCGCCTCCACTCGAACGGGCGCCGTTTTTCGGGGGTGACGGTTTCGGGCAGGACGAAATACCCGAACAGAAAATTGGCACCTGCAAGGATCGCTGCGGCCCAAAATGGTGCACGCGGTCCAAGCTCTGCCAACAGCCCCCCGACGACAGGCCCTAGAACAAAGCCAATGCCAAAGGCCGCGCCAATAAGTCCGAAGTTCTGGGACTTTTTCTCTCGCGGGGACACATCCGCCATATAGGCATTGGCTGTGGCGTGGGTCGCCGCGGTAAGGCCGCCAATGATCCTGCCGATCAATAGAAGCCAGATTGTACCGGCCAGCGCCATCAGGACGTAATCCAGCGCCATCGTGGCATTCGAGACCAACAGCACGGGACGACGGCCAAACCTGTCCGAAAGTGAGCCAACCGTAGGCGAGAACATGAACTGCATTAGCGCAAACACAGCGGACAGGATGCCCCCCCAGATTGCTGCGCCGGATATGTCGGTGTGGCCTACATCCTGAATAAGCTGCGGCATCACTGGAAGGATCAGACCAATGCCCATGGCGTCGATCAGAACAGTAATCAGGATAAAAGTGATCGGCAGATTGCGCGTCATAGCGGCCTACATGGCCTTACCCCGCCTGCGAGGCAAGGTTTACGTATGGCCAATATCACTCAAGAATTGTGTCAGAAGCGTCGCATAAATATCTGGCTGTTCAACACAAGGCAGGTGTCCCGCGCGGCGGATCAGCTTGAACTGGCTGCCAAGGATCAGGTCCGCTGTTTCGCGCACCAGATCGGCAGGTGACGCGCCATCGTCACTGCCCGCAATGGCCAGCGTAGGCAGTTTGAGCGCTGCTGTCGTCGTGTAGAAGTCAGTGCCTGCGATTGCCGCACACGCCCCAAGGTAGCCCTGCTGCGGCGTGTCGGTCAGCATCTTGCGCCAATTCGCGAGTTCTGGCGTCTTGCGAAACGCGGGGGAAAACCACCGCTCCATCACCGCGTCCGCCATGCCTTCAATTCCGCCAGCCTCGATCATGGCCATTCGGTCTTGCCACATTGCTGCGTTGCCCATCTTGGCGGCCGTGTTGGACAGCACCAGTGCACGGACCTGATCCAACCGCTTGGTCGCCAGCCCTTGCGCGATCATGCCGCCGATGGAGAGGCCCACGAACACGCAGTCGCGGACCTTCAAATAATCCAGCAAAGCTTCAGCGTCGCGGATCAGCATTCCCATGGAATAGGGCGCGTCCGGCACGTCTGATGCTCCATGCCCACGCATGTCATAGCGGATCATACGCAAGTTTTGCGGCAGCAACGGGATCACTTTGTCCCACAAAGCGATTGACGTGCCCAAGGAGTTCGAAAAGACAACGGGCGCGCCGTTCGGGTCGCCGTCCTCGACGACGTTTAGCGTGATATGTCCTAGGTCTATCTGCATCATAAACGCCTTTCGGTATGTCCGAACTTTTCTAGCGGGAAGCATAAACCAGAACGAAAATGACCGACAGATGCGGAAATTTCGAATAACGCTCTTGCGAAACGTCAACTTCGCAGGTTGTCTTCCGGAACAACATTTCCCGAGGGCCACCCATGACCAAAATCAAAGCCGCTGTTTGCCACGAGTTCGGCGCCCCACTTCGTATCGAAGAGGTAGAGCTTCGTGCTCCTCAGGCCGGCGAAGTTGAAGTGGACCTTGAGGCCTGCGCAATCTGTTTCTCCGACATCTCATATCTGGACGGCGGCTGGGGCGGTAACTTACCCGCGGTCTATGGTCATGAGGCCGCTGGCCGCGTCTCGGCGCTGGGCGAGGGAGTCCGCGGACTGGAAGTCGGTGACACGGTGCTGGTGACATTGATCCGGTCCT
Above is a window of Litoreibacter janthinus DNA encoding:
- a CDS encoding TCR/Tet family MFS transporter, which encodes MTRNLPITFILITVLIDAMGIGLILPVMPQLIQDVGHTDISGAAIWGGILSAVFALMQFMFSPTVGSLSDRFGRRPVLLVSNATMALDYVLMALAGTIWLLLIGRIIGGLTAATHATANAYMADVSPREKKSQNFGLIGAAFGIGFVLGPVVGGLLAELGPRAPFWAAAILAGANFLFGYFVLPETVTPEKRRPFEWRRANPIGGLAAITALPGLGALLSVYFFYQIGNMVYPAIWAYYTAASFGWSPGMIGGSLAIYGVSMAITQAVLIRWVIAKLGEARTVYWGLVYNAFTLAMMAFISDGWVLLALTPLAAFGAVVGPALQAVMSGRAADNQQGELLGVMSSINALGMIFAPLVFTRVFSYFTGEGALFFLPGAAFLLAMGLMLVAWSVVALALTRPIAADAP
- the pcaD gene encoding 3-oxoadipate enol-lactonase, whose translation is MQIDLGHITLNVVEDGDPNGAPVVFSNSLGTSIALWDKVIPLLPQNLRMIRYDMRGHGASDVPDAPYSMGMLIRDAEALLDYLKVRDCVFVGLSIGGMIAQGLATKRLDQVRALVLSNTAAKMGNAAMWQDRMAMIEAGGIEGMADAVMERWFSPAFRKTPELANWRKMLTDTPQQGYLGACAAIAGTDFYTTTAALKLPTLAIAGSDDGASPADLVRETADLILGSQFKLIRRAGHLPCVEQPDIYATLLTQFLSDIGHT